The following are encoded together in the Oceanobacillus zhaokaii genome:
- a CDS encoding electron transfer flavoprotein subunit beta/FixA family protein — protein sequence MNIYVLLKRTFDTEEKISVVNGQIDEDNAEFIINPYDEYAVEEAIQQRDAHGGEVTVVTIGNEESEKQLRTALAMGADKAVLINTEEDLDNGDQYTTSKILEAFFEGKDIDLILAGNVAIDEASGQVGPRVADLLGIPYVSTITSLKINETAVNIEKDVEGDVEVIETTLPLLVTCQQGLNDPRYPSLPGIMKAKKKPLEELELDDLDLEEDDVEAKTKTIDIFLPPEKAAGRVLEGDVTEQVKELVGLLRNEAKII from the coding sequence ATGAATATTTATGTATTACTAAAAAGGACGTTTGATACGGAAGAAAAAATTTCTGTTGTAAATGGGCAAATTGACGAGGATAATGCGGAATTTATTATTAATCCATATGACGAGTATGCTGTTGAAGAGGCAATTCAGCAGCGTGACGCACATGGTGGGGAAGTTACGGTTGTCACAATTGGTAATGAAGAGTCGGAAAAACAATTACGAACAGCCTTAGCAATGGGGGCAGATAAAGCTGTATTAATTAATACTGAAGAAGATTTAGATAATGGAGATCAATATACGACTTCTAAAATTTTAGAAGCATTTTTTGAAGGGAAGGATATAGATTTAATTCTTGCTGGAAATGTAGCAATTGATGAAGCGAGTGGGCAGGTTGGTCCTCGTGTTGCCGATTTACTAGGGATTCCTTATGTTTCAACAATTACAAGCTTAAAGATTAATGAGACAGCAGTGAATATTGAAAAGGATGTTGAAGGCGATGTGGAAGTAATTGAAACAACATTGCCATTACTTGTAACTTGCCAGCAAGGGTTAAACGACCCAAGGTACCCGTCACTGCCGGGCATCATGAAGGCCAAGAAAAAACCATTAGAAGAACTTGAACTTGATGATCTTGACCTTGAGGAAGATGATGTGGAAGCGAAAACGAAGACAATTGATATATTTTTACCACCTGAGAAAGCGGCAGGGAGAGTGCTTGAAGGGGATGTAACAGAACAAGTGAAGGAATTAGTTGGCCTACTTAGAAATGAAGCAAAAATAATTTAA
- a CDS encoding enoyl-CoA hydratase, giving the protein MAALTYEEENQIARLTIQSPPANALSSTLIHEVNKALDKIENEGNVKVVVLEGKGRFFSAGADIKEFTSLQATSDYRALSENGQQVFNRIENFPIPMIAAIHGAALGGGLELAMACHIRIVTETAKLGLPEITLGIIPGFAGTQRLPRLVGAAKAYELILTGEPISGIEAYQLGLANQVVADEELLNVTNELATKIAAKSRATINHIMHLLSYAKHEAFDKGMKEEAIAFSDVFGREDAKEGIQAFLEKRKPYFQDK; this is encoded by the coding sequence TTGGCAGCACTCACTTACGAAGAGGAGAATCAGATTGCCCGCTTAACTATTCAAAGTCCACCAGCAAACGCCTTGTCCAGTACATTAATTCACGAGGTGAACAAGGCATTAGATAAGATTGAGAATGAGGGAAATGTCAAGGTTGTTGTACTAGAAGGGAAAGGGCGATTTTTTTCAGCTGGTGCAGACATTAAGGAATTCACCTCGTTACAGGCGACGTCTGATTACCGAGCACTTTCAGAGAATGGACAGCAAGTGTTTAATCGAATTGAGAATTTTCCTATCCCCATGATTGCAGCGATTCATGGAGCAGCACTAGGTGGTGGATTAGAGCTGGCAATGGCCTGCCATATTCGCATCGTAACAGAAACAGCGAAATTGGGTTTACCAGAGATTACACTTGGAATTATCCCAGGTTTTGCTGGTACACAGCGTTTGCCACGATTAGTTGGTGCGGCAAAGGCCTATGAATTAATATTAACAGGTGAACCAATTAGTGGCATTGAAGCATATCAATTAGGGCTTGCAAATCAAGTTGTAGCAGATGAGGAGCTTCTAAATGTAACCAACGAATTGGCAACGAAAATCGCAGCAAAGAGTAGAGCCACGATAAACCACATTATGCATTTGCTGTCCTATGCTAAACATGAAGCTTTTGACAAAGGAATGAAAGAAGAAGCTATTGCATTTAGCGACGTGTTTGGTCGTGAGGATGCAAAGGAAGGGATTCAAGCTTTCTTGGAAAAACGCAAACCGTATTTTCAGGATAAATAA
- a CDS encoding TetR/AcrR family transcriptional regulator, producing the protein MKSNKPKYNQIIEAAVKVIAENGYHGSQVSKIAKAAGVADGTIYLYFKNKEDILVTVFKEKMGQFIEEIALATSMQENAEKKLFTLIDLHIRQLEKNHDLAIVTQLELRQSNYTLRRQINAVLKPYLTMIDVIIGEGIETKQFREDINVPLMRQMIFGTLDEIVTNWVMKEHKYNLVDQVPQIHALLIHGLRS; encoded by the coding sequence ATGAAATCGAATAAACCGAAATACAATCAGATTATCGAAGCGGCTGTCAAAGTTATTGCGGAAAATGGCTACCATGGGTCACAGGTTTCTAAGATTGCAAAAGCTGCAGGAGTTGCGGATGGAACGATTTATTTATATTTCAAAAACAAAGAAGATATTCTTGTAACCGTCTTTAAAGAGAAAATGGGACAGTTTATTGAAGAGATTGCTTTAGCAACAAGCATGCAAGAAAATGCTGAGAAAAAGCTGTTCACGTTAATTGATCTGCATATTCGACAGCTGGAAAAAAATCATGACTTAGCAATCGTTACACAGCTGGAATTAAGGCAATCAAACTATACATTACGACGCCAAATCAATGCTGTCTTAAAACCATATTTGACGATGATAGACGTCATTATTGGTGAAGGGATTGAAACGAAACAATTTCGAGAAGATATTAACGTTCCATTGATGCGACAAATGATCTTTGGAACATTGGATGAAATTGTAACCAATTGGGTAATGAAGGAACATAAATACAATCTAGTCGATCAAGTACCACAAATCCATGCATTACTTATTCATGGTCTTAGAAGCTAG
- a CDS encoding long-chain-fatty-acid--CoA ligase has product MELVKKWHEHYPSEIPVTIKYAEKPLYAFLAESAEQFKEKKALHFMGKELTYDDLYTQAKQLAFYLQSIGLKKGDRVGIMLPNCPQAVISYFGIMMAGGIVVQTNPLYTERELEYQLKDSGTTILICLDILVPRVTNVKGKTNLKHVVVTGIKDYLPFPKNLIYPFIQKREYNMVIKVEQSDETHVWQLILDNTPADYLEAEIDPKEDLALIQYTGGTTGFPKGVMLTHYNLVSNVQMCQAWLYKTKGKQQIVLGVIPFFHVYGMTTVMNLAILQGSKIILMPKFNAEDVLKTITKQKPTLFPGAPTIYIGLLNHPNLNKYDLSSIEACISGSAPLPSEIQDQFEKITGGKLVEGYGLTETSPVTHANFIYTDRVNGSIGVPWPNTDAKIFKMDATDEEAATGEIGEIAVKGPQVMKGYWNNPEETENVLRDGWLFTGDLGYMNEEGYFFIVDRKKDMIIAGGYNIYPREVEEVLYEHGAIQEAVIVGIPDAYRGETVKAFIVLKTGYTVDESDLNAYCRKHLAAYKVPRIYEFRNELPKTAIGKILRRQLIDETQEIST; this is encoded by the coding sequence ATGGAGCTGGTTAAGAAATGGCATGAACATTATCCGAGCGAAATTCCTGTTACAATAAAGTATGCAGAGAAACCGCTATATGCTTTTCTAGCTGAGAGCGCTGAGCAATTCAAAGAAAAGAAAGCGCTTCATTTTATGGGCAAAGAATTAACATACGATGATTTATACACCCAGGCAAAACAGCTCGCTTTTTATTTGCAATCAATCGGTCTGAAAAAAGGTGATCGTGTTGGAATCATGTTACCCAATTGTCCACAAGCAGTCATCAGTTATTTTGGCATCATGATGGCGGGAGGAATTGTTGTTCAAACGAACCCATTGTATACAGAGCGGGAACTAGAATATCAATTAAAGGATTCGGGTACTACAATCCTCATCTGCTTGGATATATTAGTACCCCGTGTTACAAATGTCAAAGGTAAAACCAATCTAAAGCATGTAGTTGTAACGGGGATAAAAGATTATTTGCCATTTCCTAAAAACCTGATCTATCCATTCATCCAAAAACGGGAATACAATATGGTCATTAAAGTAGAGCAAAGTGACGAAACACACGTATGGCAATTGATACTCGATAATACTCCAGCTGATTATCTTGAAGCGGAGATTGATCCAAAAGAGGACCTTGCATTAATTCAATATACTGGTGGAACGACGGGCTTTCCAAAAGGAGTAATGCTGACACATTATAATCTCGTGTCGAATGTCCAAATGTGTCAAGCATGGTTATATAAAACAAAAGGAAAACAACAGATTGTACTCGGTGTCATTCCTTTTTTCCATGTGTATGGCATGACGACTGTAATGAATTTAGCTATCTTGCAAGGATCTAAAATTATTTTAATGCCAAAATTTAATGCGGAAGATGTTTTGAAAACGATAACGAAGCAAAAGCCAACCTTATTTCCTGGCGCACCGACAATTTATATTGGCCTATTAAATCATCCAAATTTAAATAAGTATGATTTATCCTCGATCGAAGCATGTATTAGTGGATCTGCCCCATTACCGAGTGAAATTCAAGACCAATTTGAGAAAATAACAGGCGGAAAATTAGTGGAAGGATATGGATTAACGGAAACATCTCCAGTTACCCATGCGAATTTTATCTATACGGATAGAGTTAATGGGAGTATTGGTGTGCCATGGCCAAATACGGATGCGAAGATTTTCAAAATGGATGCCACTGATGAAGAAGCTGCTACCGGTGAGATAGGGGAAATTGCAGTAAAAGGGCCCCAAGTAATGAAGGGCTACTGGAATAATCCGGAAGAAACGGAAAATGTCTTAAGAGATGGCTGGCTTTTCACAGGGGACCTTGGCTATATGAATGAAGAAGGATATTTCTTTATTGTTGATCGTAAGAAAGACATGATTATCGCTGGCGGCTATAATATTTACCCAAGAGAGGTCGAGGAAGTGCTATACGAGCACGGGGCAATTCAAGAGGCCGTAATCGTTGGTATTCCCGATGCATATCGCGGAGAAACTGTAAAAGCATTTATTGTCTTAAAAACAGGCTATACTGTAGATGAGTCCGATCTCAATGCTTATTGTCGAAAGCATTTGGCCGCATATAAAGTACCAAGAATTTATGAGTTTCGTAATGAATTACCAAAAACAGCAATCGGCAAAATTCTCCGAAGACAATTAATCGATGAGACACAAGAGATAAGCACATAA
- a CDS encoding DUF350 domain-containing protein, which produces MSVFWENVIVVTAARYSVVVLCTLVFLAVFELVTSYKNWEEIKNGNFAVAMATGGKVFGIATIFRYSIEHNDTILQSIGWGALGFVLLLLGYFIFEFLTPTIRVDEEIGKGNKAVGFISMMISVGLSFVIGASIGG; this is translated from the coding sequence ATGAGTGTTTTTTGGGAAAACGTTATTGTCGTAACGGCTGCAAGGTACAGTGTAGTTGTGCTCTGTACCCTCGTATTTTTGGCTGTCTTCGAGCTTGTTACATCGTATAAAAACTGGGAAGAAATTAAAAATGGAAATTTTGCGGTTGCGATGGCGACTGGAGGAAAAGTGTTTGGAATAGCAACAATTTTTCGTTATTCAATTGAACATAACGATACGATATTACAAAGCATTGGCTGGGGTGCGCTAGGATTTGTTTTGTTGTTATTAGGCTATTTTATTTTTGAATTTCTAACACCAACCATTAGGGTCGATGAGGAAATAGGCAAGGGAAATAAAGCAGTAGGCTTTATCTCCATGATGATCTCCGTTGGGTTATCGTTTGTCATAGGTGCAAGTATTGGTGGTTAG